The nucleotide window TTCCGCCCGCCGCGAAGGATTCATCATCCGGATGCGGAAACACGACCAATACATGACGCTCCATGTGTTTTCCTCCTTAAAACGGTGTTTTGCTTAGTTGAAAAGCTACTGCAAGCTGACCTTTATCATTATGACCGGCAAGCAACAAGCGGCCTTTTTCATCTTTTTCATAATGCGTAATACCTTCTGCATATACCCAGCCACCATTCAGCTTTAAGCCGACTCGATACGGATACGTACCTGCAATTGATCCGCGCTCAAACGTAATACGCACGTTTCGAATAAACGCGCCGACTGTCATCATTTTATCGTTAAAATGGGACGCATAAGCGCCGTTTGTCGTTTCCAGATGCAAATACACCTCTTCGTTCACAAACGCTTGCATCTCATTATGAACTACTTCTTTATCGTAAATGCGCTCCACGTTTTTTCCTCCTTGCTTTTCGCATGAATAGACATGCTTTACTGTACTAGCTTTACATACTTCTAAGAAGAGTGCAATGTTTATGCTTACTTCTCTTATTTCATTCTGAATTCCTTTATATACCTAATTATACCCTATATAACGGTATCTTCCTGTATCTTCCGCCCCTATTTCTATTTCCTCCTTTATTTTGTTACAATAGAAAAAATTACTATAAAAGCAAAGAAAAGGGTGGAAACATTGGAACATACAGCTCACGCGGTGGCAAATTGGCAATATTATACCGCAATTGGTGCATTCCTCATCACATACGGCGTTATTATTTCAGAAAAAATCAATCGCGCTGTCATTGCGCTTCTTGGCGGAAGTATCATGATGCTTCTTGGAATTGTCAACACACAAAAGGCCTTTCATAATCACATACAATGGGAAACCATCACTTTATTGATTGGCATGATGATTCTCGTAAATATTACTAGCAAATCCGGCGTATTTGAATTTATAGCTATTAAAGCAGCGAAAACAGCAAAAGGACAACCTATTTCTATTTTGCTGTTACTTTCACTGCTTACCGCCATTGGCTCGGCATTCTTAGACAATGTAACAACTGTATTGCTCATCGTTCCTGTCACTTTATCCGTGACGCACATGTTACAAGTAAATCCTGTGCCTTATTTTATAGCAGAAGTGTTATTTGCCAACATTGGAGGAACAGCTACTCTCATTGGCGACCCCCCAAATATCATGATTGGTTCTTCTAACAAACACTTGGACTTTAATGCGTTTCTCTTCAACTTAGCGCCCATTGTAGTGGTCATTTCAATTGTAACGCTTAGTATATTGTACTTCTTATATCGAAACAAATTACGTGCTACACCTGAGGCAATCGCAGAGCTAATGGCACTGAACGAAGCTGACTGTATCCGTAACCGCCCATTACTGATTAAGTCGCTCTCTATACTAGGACTTACAATCATAGGATTTTTACTTCATAGTATCATTCATGCCGATGCCGCTGTAATCGCCATCACCGGTGCTACAGTGCTTATGCTGATCGCAGTGAAAGAACAGGAAATCGAGGGTGTGTTTGCCCATATTGAATGGATTACAATTTTCTTTTTCGCCGGTCTATTTGTATTGGTTGGCGGCTTAGTAGATGTTGGTCTTATTGAAGCACTTGCAAAGCAGGTCTTGCACATCACAAATGGCGATATTGGTTTCACTGCTCTTCTTATCCTTTGGGTGTCAGGGATTGCATCTGCTACTATTGACAATATTCCGTTTGTCGCTACAATGATCCCACTCATTCAAGATTTAGCAACGGGACTAGGGCTTTCCGCGGATTCCGCACAAATTGAAGTGCTGTGGTGGGCGCTTTCCTTAGGTGCTTGTTTGGGCGGAAACGGTACCTTAATCGGTGCATCAGCTAACGTTGTGGTAGCCGGTATTGCCAGCCGTGAAGGACATAGCTTTAGCTATCTACAATTTTTGGCTATTGGTTTGCCGCTCATGCTTCTTTCTCTGCTGCTCTCGCATCTTTATATTTATATTCGTTATTTGATGTAGTGAAAAGAGATGGTCGTTTGACCATCTCTTTTCATCTCCAAAAAATACCGAGAAGTACAATTGCTCCTAGAATCAAGCCGCCAATTTGTCCAATTGCTGCGGCGTTCCACTGCATAGGCTTCTTTTCATGCCGCAGCTCCCATAGCTCTGCTTGCAGTGCGTGAACTGTTGCTTCGAGCTTTCCTACACTCTCTCGCAACTCATGGATATCGCGTTCTACAAGCCTCTTCTCCTCACGCATACATATCATCCCCTTTTTATGTATTTCTACATAATGGGATAAAAACCTTTCTATACCAAAAGATTAAACAATGTCGGATTTTGATTAATTTCCATATACTGTACACCTTGCTCCTGCATACGGAGAATGAGTGGTGCGTAGTCTTCCTTACACTTCAATTCAATCCCAACCAGCGCCGGACCATTATCTTTGTTGCTTTTTTTCGTATACTCAAAGCGAGTGATATCATCATTCGGTCCAAGCACGCGATCTAAAAACTCACGAAGCGCACGCGGCCGCTGCGGAAAAGCTATGATAAAATAATGCTTGAGCCCTTCATGAATTAGCGAGCGTTCCTTCATCTCCTGCATGCGCTCAATATCGTTATTACCACCACTAATCACACAAACTACCGTTTTACCACGAATGTGCTCCTGGTATGTTTCGAGCGCCGCAATCGACAATGCGCCAGCCGGCTCGGCAACAATCGCATTTTTGTTATACAACTCCAAAATACTCGTGCACACCTGACCTTCCGGGACAACAACAATATCATCAAGTAATTGTTGGGCTATATCAAACGGCAATGCGCCAACACGCTTTACTGCTGCGCCGTCCACAAAGGAACTGATTTGTGATAACGTTACCACGCTTCCTTCTTCT belongs to Ectobacillus sp. JY-23 and includes:
- a CDS encoding YojF family protein — encoded protein: MERIYDKEVVHNEMQAFVNEEVYLHLETTNGAYASHFNDKMMTVGAFIRNVRITFERGSIAGTYPYRVGLKLNGGWVYAEGITHYEKDEKGRLLLAGHNDKGQLAVAFQLSKTPF
- a CDS encoding ArsB/NhaD family transporter, whose amino-acid sequence is MEHTAHAVANWQYYTAIGAFLITYGVIISEKINRAVIALLGGSIMMLLGIVNTQKAFHNHIQWETITLLIGMMILVNITSKSGVFEFIAIKAAKTAKGQPISILLLLSLLTAIGSAFLDNVTTVLLIVPVTLSVTHMLQVNPVPYFIAEVLFANIGGTATLIGDPPNIMIGSSNKHLDFNAFLFNLAPIVVVISIVTLSILYFLYRNKLRATPEAIAELMALNEADCIRNRPLLIKSLSILGLTIIGFLLHSIIHADAAVIAITGATVLMLIAVKEQEIEGVFAHIEWITIFFFAGLFVLVGGLVDVGLIEALAKQVLHITNGDIGFTALLILWVSGIASATIDNIPFVATMIPLIQDLATGLGLSADSAQIEVLWWALSLGACLGGNGTLIGASANVVVAGIASREGHSFSYLQFLAIGLPLMLLSLLLSHLYIYIRYLM